The sequence below is a genomic window from Draconibacterium halophilum.
AAAAGAATTACCAAAGAAGATGCTGGACGATCAATAACAAAATAAGGTGATTTCTAAAAATAGAAACCACCTAATGAATGTGTAACTTATTTAACGAATAAGTTGTACGGACATAAACGTTTATTGCCAAAATAGGTTTAAAAGAAGGGATTATTTTAGAATTGTTAGAATGATTATGGATTAAACGAAATGGCTTGTCCGTAATTTGGATGAACAACTTTGTCCTTGTCGTATACCTTAAGACCATTTACAAAAGTGCTTACCACCTTGTTTGAAAACTCAGTTCGCTCGAATGGTGCCCATCCGCACTTGTATAGAATATTCTCGGGTGCAACAATCCAGTTTTTAGTCGGATCCACCAGAACCAGATCGGCAAAATAACCTTCGCGAATGTAACCACGTTTGTTTACACGGAATAAATCGGCCGGAGCATGGCACATTTTTTCAATTACCTTTTCTATCGAAATAAATCCTTTTTTACTCAGTTCCAACATGGCAACCAGCGAGTGCTGTACCAGCGGTCCGCCCGACGGAGCTTTAAAGTACGAGTTATTTTTTTCCTCTAAGGTATGTGGTGCATGGTCGGTGGCAATTACATCAATTTTGTCGGCAAGCAATGCTTCCCAAAGTGCTTCTTTATCTTTCACACATTTTACCGACGGATTCCATTTTATGCGTGTTCCATAATCGATGTAGTCGCGCTCGTCGAACCACAGGTGATGGACACAAACTTCGGCTGTAATTGTTTTATCGCTAACCTTGCCCGGCGAAAAAAGGCTCATCTCTTTTGCTGAAGTAAGGTGCAGAATATGCAAACGTGTATCAAATTTCGAGGCCAGTTCCACCGCTTTCGACGATGATTTATAACAAGCCTCGTCGCTGCGAATGTGGCAGTGGCGCGAAATTGGAACGTTTTCGCCATAACGCTGGCGGGCAATTTCGGTATTTGCCTTTATAGTCGCTTCGTCTTCGCAGTGGGTAGCAACCAAAGTTGGTGCATTTTTGAAAATATCAGATAGTGTCTTGTCGTCGTCAACCAGCATATTTCCGGTTGATGATCCCATGAAAACTTTTATGCCACAAACTTTTGAAGGATCAGTTTTCAGCACCTCGTTGAGGTTGGTATTTGTGGCGCCCATGTAAAACGAATAATTTACCGCCGAAACTTCTGCGGCCCGGTCGAATTTTTTTTGCAATTCTTCCTGAGTGACGGCTTGAGGATTGGTGTTAGGCATTTCCATGTAAGTAGTAACACCACCTGCAGCAGCAGCTTTACTCTCGGTAGCAATTTCGCCTTTGTGGGTTAAGCCCGGTTCGCGAAAATGCACCTGGTCGTCGATTACTCCGGGTATTAAAAGTAAACCTGTGGCATCGATTACTTCTGTTGCACTTACATCAAAATCGGCGGGAACAACGTGGGGAAAGACTTTCTCTATTTTTTCACCATCAATTAAAACACTTCCTTTAAATTTTAATCCCTCGTTTACTATTGTTGCGTCTTTAATTAATGTTTTCATCTCCCCTGATTTTTGATTTATAACAAAGTTACTAAAATACGCCGAGACCCTTTCATCTTGTCTCCAACGAAATTGTCTAACCTTTTGTCAAAGGTTTATTATCGCTCATTATTCCTATTTAAGGAGAAATATTCACAAAAAAAGCTGCACTCGGCAGCCTTTTTTTATCATTTATGGTTAATCTTTAATCGTTTCGTTCGTATTTTCGAGTAAAGCTGTTTAATTTCATTTTCAATACGCCCCAAAGTGCTTCATTAAAAATACCACCACTCATTTTCGAGGTTCCTTCCTGGCGGTCGGTAAATACAATTGATACCTCCTTAATCGTAAACCCAAATTTGTGTGCAGTAAATTTCATCTCAATCTGGAATCCGTAACCGATTAGTTTAATTTTATCGAGGTCGATGGTTTCCAGAACTTCTCTCTTCCAGCAAACAAAACCGGCGGTTGTATCGCGCACATCCATTCCGGTAACTATACGTACGTACATCGATGCAAAATACGACATCAGCACACGACCGAGCGGCCAGTTTACCACATTAATTCCGGTAATGTAACGCGAGCCAACAGCAACATCAGCACCATTTTCAATAGCTCCAAAAAGCTTAAGTAAATCGTCGGGATTATGCGAAAAGTCGCAGTCCATTTCGCAAACAGCTTCGTAATCTCTTTCCAGTGCCCAATTAAAACCGGCAATGTAAGCAGTTCCCAAACCAAGTTTCCCCTTACGTTCCAGAATGTGGAGTTTGTCAGGAAATTCCTTCATCAGTCGTTTTACAATGTCAGCCGTTCCATCAGGCGAGTTATCTTCTACAATCAGCAAATGAAAAGGCTTTTCTAATGAGAAGACCTTGCGGATCATCTTTTCAACGTTTTCCTTTTCGTTATAGGTTGGAATGATTACTAAATTCTTTGACACTTTTTTGAATATTTGAATGAAGTAACGAAAATACAGTTTTTGTATTAATTCTAAATCGTTTATCAATCAATTATTAAAATCGAACTTATTTGTGTATTTGATAGTAAATGCGACGGTAAAGTTTCCAAATGTTGGGATATAGGTTAATAAAGTGTTAAAAAGATGTGATAGTGCCCAATTAGCTAACAGGTGTCTGTTTAATTCGCAAAATTTGTTCCCGTCGAAATGGATGTATAATAGATTTTCTATGGAAATTAAATGCAGAAAAGGCGGGGAAGAATGTTACGGCCTGAGTGAAATGACTTTACTTTTTGATATAAGTCAGCGATTGATTCAGAGCAAACAGTTTAAGAATGATTTGAATTCCATTGTGAAAATGGTAGCAGAATACCTTGGCGCTGAACGTTGCTTTTTGAACATATTAAATCGCGAGAACGAGCGTATTTATATGGAAGCGGCTTATGGTGTAAATACCAGTCAGCAGGCCCGTGCAAAGTATAAGCTAGGAGAAGGAATTACTGGTAAGGTTGTTGAAATGGCGCGGCCGGTTGTCGTAGAAAAGATTTCAAAATCCTCACTTTTTCTAAACCGCACAAATCAGGAATTGTACAAAGATGGTAAAGAACTAACTTTTGTTTGCGTGCCCGTAATCGATGAAGGAAAAGTGGCCGGAACACTAAGTTTTGCACGTGTTTATAATCCGTATATAAGTGTTGATGAAGATACTCGACTATTAACGATAAT
It includes:
- a CDS encoding dihydroorotase: MKTLIKDATIVNEGLKFKGSVLIDGEKIEKVFPHVVPADFDVSATEVIDATGLLLIPGVIDDQVHFREPGLTHKGEIATESKAAAAGGVTTYMEMPNTNPQAVTQEELQKKFDRAAEVSAVNYSFYMGATNTNLNEVLKTDPSKVCGIKVFMGSSTGNMLVDDDKTLSDIFKNAPTLVATHCEDEATIKANTEIARQRYGENVPISRHCHIRSDEACYKSSSKAVELASKFDTRLHILHLTSAKEMSLFSPGKVSDKTITAEVCVHHLWFDERDYIDYGTRIKWNPSVKCVKDKEALWEALLADKIDVIATDHAPHTLEEKNNSYFKAPSGGPLVQHSLVAMLELSKKGFISIEKVIEKMCHAPADLFRVNKRGYIREGYFADLVLVDPTKNWIVAPENILYKCGWAPFERTEFSNKVVSTFVNGLKVYDKDKVVHPNYGQAISFNP
- a CDS encoding polyprenol monophosphomannose synthase yields the protein MSKNLVIIPTYNEKENVEKMIRKVFSLEKPFHLLIVEDNSPDGTADIVKRLMKEFPDKLHILERKGKLGLGTAYIAGFNWALERDYEAVCEMDCDFSHNPDDLLKLFGAIENGADVAVGSRYITGINVVNWPLGRVLMSYFASMYVRIVTGMDVRDTTAGFVCWKREVLETIDLDKIKLIGYGFQIEMKFTAHKFGFTIKEVSIVFTDRQEGTSKMSGGIFNEALWGVLKMKLNSFTRKYERND